CTATTCGTGCTTTAGCAAGAGCTGGAATTAAAATTGGTAAAATAGAAGATATCACTCCTATTCCTCACGACGGTACTGGAAGACCTGGTGGTAAAAGAGGAAGAAGAGTCTAAGAAGGGTTTAATATGGAGATAGAAGTTAAAAGTCAAACAGATGATGAAATTGTTTTCATTGTCCGTGATGCAGAAGTACCTTTTATTAATGCTATTAGAAGGTGTGCAATGGTAAATGTACCTAAAATAGCTATTGAAGATGTAAATATCATGAGAAATGATTCAGCTATGTTTAATGAGGTACTTGCTCATAGGCTTGGTTTAACTCCTTTAGTTTCTAACATGGATGCAATTGAAGGTTTACCTTTACCTGGTGATGATGATTACGAGGAAAACAATAGTGTCATGTTTTCTTTAAAAGAAGAAGGACCTAAAGTTGTTTATTCTAAGGATTTAATATCTTCAGACTCAAAAATTAAACCAGTATATGATACCATTCCTTTAGTAAAACTTAAAGAAGGCGAAAAACTCAATATTGAAGCAGTTGCAAAAGTTGGATATGGAAAAGAACATGCTAAATGGATGCCAACTACTGTATGTGTTTATAAACAATATCCTGAAATCACTTTTAATGAGGATGTGGGAATTGATTATGAATGTGCTGATGCATGCCCAAGAGGTGTTTTAAAATCTGATAAAAGATCCAAAGAGATTAAGATTTTAGACATTGAAGACTGTGCTATGTGTAAAAGCTGTGTAAGAGCTTCAATTAGAAATGCACAATCTGAAGGAAAAGATGAAAGCTACATCAATGTAGGATATCATGAAAATGATTTTATATTTAGAATAGAAACTGATGGATCAATGCCTCCTAAAGAAGTTTTATTGCAAGCTTGCGATGAATTAGGTGAAAAAGCAGATAAGTTTATCAGATTTAGTGAAGGAGGAAGTAAATAATGGTTAAGAAAATTATCAAAACAAATCCTAACCTTATTGAACTTATTAATAAACTTAATAAAAAATCAAAAACAGAAAATGCAGCTATTTGGAAAGATGTTGCTAATAGACTTGGAAGGTCTAACAGAAGAACTGCAGAAGTTAATTTATCAGATATTGCAAGGTATGCAAATGCTGATGAAACTGTTTTAGTACCTGGAAAAGTATTATCTAACGGTGATTTAACAGAAAAAGTAAATGTTGCAGCATTTAAATTCTCACAAAAAGCACAAGAAAAAATTGAAAGTGCTGGTGGAGAATGTGTCTCAATTGATGATATAATGGAATCTAATCCAAAAGGAAGCAACATTAGAATCATGGAATAAGATGGATGTGTTGTTATTATGATTATTGACGGAGAAGGATGCGTTTTAGGAAGATTAGCTAGTGTAACTAGTAAAAATCTCTTAGAAGGCGAAGAAGTAGTAATTCTTAATGCTGAAAAGATTATGATTACTGGTAATAAGGATTGGGCTTATGCAAAATACAAACAAAGAGTAGACAGAGCAAGTATCTCTAACCCTCGTGATTTAGGTCCTAAATATCCTAGAAGACCAGACGATATATTCAGAAGAACTGTAAGAGGAATGTTACCTTATAAAAAATCTAAAGGTAGAGTTGCTTTCAAAGGTTTAAAAGCATATGTTGGTGTACCTGAAGAATATGCTGATGCTGATCTTGTTGCAGTTCCTGAAGCAGAGTACAACAACCTTAAAAAAGGTATTGAATTAGGTGAAGTTTCTAAACTTTTAGGAGCTACCTTTTAGATAAGTGGGTGTGTGATTATGGTTAAAGTTATTCATACAAGTGGAAAACGTAAAACAGCTATCGCAAGAGGTACTGTTCAAGAAGGTACTGGTAAAGTAAGAATAAACAGAGTTCCTTTAGAACTTTACTCCCCAGAACTCGCTAACTTAAAATTACAAGAACCATTAACCTTAGCTGGAGATTTAGCTAATGAAGTGGATATTAACATCCATGTTGTTGGTGGAGGAGTAATGGGTCAAGCTGAAGCTGCACGTATGGTAATTGCTAAAGGACTTGTACAATGGTCTCAAGATATGAATTTAAAAGATAAATTCATACACTACGACAGAACTATGTTAGTAGGTGACCCAAGACGTTCAGAACCTAAAAAATATGGTGGTCCTGGAGCAAGAGCACGTAAACAAAAAAGTTACAGATAATTTTTCTGTAATTTTATAATTTTTATTTAAAAAATTAAAAAGATGATATAAATGATTCCTATAAGATGCTTAAGTTGTGGAAAACCAGTATCAGCTTACTTTGATGAATATAATAAAAGATTAGCTGCCGGTGAAAAATCAAAAGATATCTTAGATGACTTAGGCTTAAACAGATATTGTTGTAGAAGAATGTTAATTTCTCATGTTGAAACATGGGAATAGGTTTTTACAAGTTGTAGGGATATATTTTTACTTATAAAATTAATCTTGGTAAACGGTAATACCTAAAAAATGGAAGTAATATTCATGACTACAGAAAATTTAACAAGGTTTGAAAGAGCTAGACTTCTTGGAGCTAGAGCAATTCAGATTTCAATGGGTGCTAAACCATTAGTGGAGATTGGTGACTCATTGGATCCTATTGATATAGCTTATGAAGAACTCAAAGCTGGAGTTTTACCATTAGATGTAATAAGATATGATGAATAAATAGTTTATTCTATTTATTTCATTATTAAATTATTTAAAAAAAATAAAAAATACCAACATAACTCTATAAAGAAATTTACTAATTTTTTATGAGTATAGGTTATATGGTAATAAATTAATTGACACTGAGGTGTTTTTTTTGGATAGTATAATAGAAGATGTCCAGGTTCGTAAGATTTTGGACAGCAGAGGAAACCCAACTGTT
This genomic stretch from Methanobrevibacter smithii ATCC 35061 harbors:
- a CDS encoding DNA-directed RNA polymerase subunit D, with protein sequence MEIEVKSQTDDEIVFIVRDAEVPFINAIRRCAMVNVPKIAIEDVNIMRNDSAMFNEVLAHRLGLTPLVSNMDAIEGLPLPGDDDYEENNSVMFSLKEEGPKVVYSKDLISSDSKIKPVYDTIPLVKLKEGEKLNIEAVAKVGYGKEHAKWMPTTVCVYKQYPEITFNEDVGIDYECADACPRGVLKSDKRSKEIKILDIEDCAMCKSCVRASIRNAQSEGKDESYINVGYHENDFIFRIETDGSMPPKEVLLQACDELGEKADKFIRFSEGGSK
- a CDS encoding 50S ribosomal protein L18e; the protein is MVKKIIKTNPNLIELINKLNKKSKTENAAIWKDVANRLGRSNRRTAEVNLSDIARYANADETVLVPGKVLSNGDLTEKVNVAAFKFSQKAQEKIESAGGECVSIDDIMESNPKGSNIRIME
- a CDS encoding 50S ribosomal protein L13, which encodes MIIDGEGCVLGRLASVTSKNLLEGEEVVILNAEKIMITGNKDWAYAKYKQRVDRASISNPRDLGPKYPRRPDDIFRRTVRGMLPYKKSKGRVAFKGLKAYVGVPEEYADADLVAVPEAEYNNLKKGIELGEVSKLLGATF
- a CDS encoding 30S ribosomal protein S9 → MVKVIHTSGKRKTAIARGTVQEGTGKVRINRVPLELYSPELANLKLQEPLTLAGDLANEVDINIHVVGGGVMGQAEAARMVIAKGLVQWSQDMNLKDKFIHYDRTMLVGDPRRSEPKKYGGPGARARKQKSYR
- a CDS encoding DNA-directed RNA polymerase subunit N gives rise to the protein MIPIRCLSCGKPVSAYFDEYNKRLAAGEKSKDILDDLGLNRYCCRRMLISHVETWE
- a CDS encoding DNA-directed RNA polymerase subunit K, translating into MEVIFMTTENLTRFERARLLGARAIQISMGAKPLVEIGDSLDPIDIAYEELKAGVLPLDVIRYDE